From the genome of Candidozyma auris chromosome 2, complete sequence, one region includes:
- the ATP4 gene encoding F1F0 ATP synthase subunit 4, translated as MALINRIVTRAARPAFLAARNPIGVRCLSTPVEPKEKAHSIVDALPGNNLISKTGILATSAAATIYGISNELIVLHDETILVVTFSTFVALCAKFVAPLYTEWADGEIKKVNDLLNESKNKHVTAVKGRIESVSQLKDVVSTTKQLFDISRETAKLEAETFELKQKLAVANEAKATLDSWVRFEQQQRQLEQEQLIKSVLDKVNKEVENPKFQDKVLAEAVAEVEKVFSKA; from the exons ATGGCTTTGATCAACAGAATTGTCACCAGAGCTGCTCGTCCAGCCTTCTTGGCTGCTCGTAATCC CATTGGTGTGCGTTGTTTGTCTACCCCAGTGGAGCCAAAGGAAAAAGCCCACTCCATCGTGGACGCCTTACCTGGCAACAACCTCATTTCTAAGACTGGTATCTTAGCTACATCTGCCGCCGCCACCATCTACGGTATCTCCAACGAATTGATTGTGTTGCATGACGAGACCATTTTGGTTGTCACATTCTCCACTTTTGTGGCTCTTTGCGCCAAGTTTGTTGCTCCATTGTACACCGAGTGGGCCGACGGcgagatcaagaaggtcaacGACCTTTTAAACGAATCGAAGAACAAACACGTCACTGCTGTCAAGGGCAGAATCGAGTCCGTTTCTCAATTGAAGGATGTTGTTTCCACCACAAAGCAGTTGTTTGACATTTCTAGAGAAACTGCCAAGTTGGAAGCTGAAACCTttgagttgaagcagaagctTGCTGTTGCCAACGAGGCTAAGGCCACCTTGGACTCCTGGGTCAGAtttgagcagcagcagagacAATTGGAGCAAGAACAGTTGATCAAATCCGTCTTGGATAAGGTCAACAAGGAGGTTGAAAACCCCAAGTTCCAGGACAAGGTATTGGCCGAAGCTGTTGCTGAGGTTGAGAAGGTTTTCTCCAAGGCATAA
- the VPS51 gene encoding Vps51p — MSSGSSTPILSYKKRPQGHDDRDPQLASRSPRISTQSISSSVPGSSPSAPGTPTFGGSARKVSSRRKALQDFYKLNHEDDSKASSAEPEGDKERFRSTGTDESEAKEQVSQARELNSPEEIDAFIKSATVTELLRIRNQASGKLNFHDSEKKSIIYDNYYELIKLNQILSDLSGQEKKKSVLDEDEKKNNIITEDQLNHVMGELTSFLDHTASKFNKEFTEVVSGFTVEAKRSESLSSITGIKGTDS; from the coding sequence ATGTCACTGGGGTCTTCAACGCCGATTCTTTCGTATAAAAAACGACCTCAGGGGCATGATGATCGGGACCCGCAATTGGCGTCCAGGCTGCCTCGTATAAGCACGCAGTCGATATCAAGTTCAGTTCCTGGATCGTCTCCCTCAGCGCCTGGTACACCAACATTTGGAGGTTCGGCGAGAAAagtgtcatcaagaagaaaagctcttcaagatttcTATAAATTAAATCATGAAGATGATCTGAAAGCATCGAGTGCAGAACCAGAGGGAGACAAGGAGAGATTTAGGCTGACAGGAACAGACGAGagtgaagcaaaagagcaagTTTCGCAGGCGAGAGAGCTCAATAGTCCCGAGGAAATCGATGCCTTCATCAAAAGTGCCACTGTAAcagagcttttgagaattcGCAATCAGGCAAGTGGAAAGCTTAACTTTCACGATTCAGAGAAAAAGTCTATAATATATGATAATTACTACGaactcatcaagctcaatcAGATCCTTAGTGACTTGAGTGgccaagagaagaagaagtcgGTTTTAgacgaggacgagaagaagaacaataTCATCACTGAGGACCAGCTCAATCATGTGATGGGAGAACTTACAAGTTTTCTCGACCACACAGCATCAAAATTTAACAAGGAGTTTACAGAGGTCGTCAGTGGCTTCACCGTAGAGGCCAAGCGGTCCGAGTCCCTATCCAGTATCACAGGCATCAAAGGTACCGACTCGTGA
- a CDS encoding ubiquitin-protein ligase PSH1: MSVYYDDARVWANIDVELKDQLILNIVSSLECSICSEVMHVPFLASCGHTFCYNCLNAWFETKINCPTCRAELEQPPVLNIQLKDISKRITDIIIETMEDNHHKESLEAARKSVLDDFEESKKKTSLFGDAFNSALTLVDNSDGVPRCGNCHWEAHGSTCLHCGARFRTPRNDSYYDSEDGDAYNEDREEIELYGEENDAYDSEDSFVDSRGLRDINRDRVSDDDGFLDSENDVHSVRSVAWSVDDNEGSLNADEMNQSVDSLERELDALHDSPDYYYPAYEGLGENLSVETISSDDNSDHGEQGLPRSRRRRIVDSDSDSND, translated from the coding sequence ATGTCGGTTTATTATGATGACGCACGGGTGTGGGCGAATATTGATGTCGAACTCAAAGACCAACTTATCCTCAATATTGTCTCATCGTTGGAGTGTCTGATTTGCTCTGAGGTGATGCACGTTCCCTTTCTCGCATCTTGTGGCCACACTTTCTGCTACAACTGTCTAAATGCCTGGTTCGAAACGAAAATCAACTGCCCAACGTGCAGGGCAGAGCTTGAACAGCCACCGGTGCTCAATATTCAGCTCAAAGACATAAGCAAGCGCATCACTGATATAATAATAGAGACGATGGAAGACAACCATCATAAGGAGCTGCTCGAAGCTGCGCGAAAATCCGTTCTAgacgattttgaagagtcaaaaaagaaaacctCGCTCTTCGGAGATGCTTTCAACAGTGCATTAACACTCGTGGACAATTCTGACGGGGTCCCCAGATGTGGCAACTGCCATTGGGAAGCACACGGCAGTACATGCCTTCATTGTGGAGCGAGGTTCAGAACACCCAGGAACGATCTGTATTATGATTCTGAAGATGGAGATGCCTACAACGAAGACAGGGAGGAGATTGAACTTTATGGAGAGGAAAACGATGCATACGATTCGGAGGATAGTTTTGTAGACTCGCGGGGCTTACGTGATATCAACAGGGATAGAGTATCCGATGACGatggttttcttgattcAGAAAATGACGTGCACAGTGTTAGGAGCGTTGCTTGGTCAGTAGACGACAACGAAGGTTCATTGAATGCGGACGAGATGAATCAGTCAGTAGACTCTCTAGAAAGAGAGTTAGACGCCCTTCATGATTCTCCAGACTACTACTATCCAGCATACGAAGGTCTCGGTGAAAATCTCTCTGTGGAGACCATATCATCAGACGATAACAGCGATCATGGAGAACAAGGTCTACCACGATCTAGACGGAGAAGGATAGTAGACCTGGATCTGGATCTGAACGATTAG
- the ATP7 gene encoding F1F0 ATP synthase subunit d, which yields MSVAKSAATKLNWANVISSLGLTGKTSASLTAFKKRNDEAKKQHLELTSEPLDIDFAHYRKVLKNQSVVDEVEKAVKAFKPVTYDVSKTLKTIDIFEQKAVENAKLTEKSVLEEIEQLQATLKDIEGSRPFDQLTVDDVVKARSDIDDKVNYMIKNGKWEVPSYKEKFGDLTVM from the coding sequence ATGTCTGTTGCTAAGAGCGCTGCTACCAAGTTGAACTGGGCTAACGtcatctcttccttggGATTGACTGGCAAGACTTCTGCCAGCTTGActgctttcaagaaaagaaacgacgaggccaagaagCAGCACCTTGAATTGACCAGTGAGCCCCTCGACATTGACTTTGCTCACTACAGaaaggtgttgaagaaccagagcgttgttgatgaggttgaGAAGGCTGTCAAGGCTTTCAAGCCAGTCACTTACGATGTGTCCAAGACTTTGAAGACTATTGACATCTTCGAGCAGAAGGCCGTTGAGAACGCCAAGTTGACCGAGAAGTCTGTTTTGGAGGAGATCGAACAGTTGCAGGCCACTTTGAAGGATATTGAGGGCTCCAGACCTTTCGACCAATTGACCGTGGACGACGTTGTCAAGGCCAGATCTGACATTGACGACAAGGTCAACTACATGATCAAGAACGGTAAATGGGAGGTTCCTAGCTACAAGGAGAAGTTCGGTGACTTGACTGTCATGTAA
- the PRY1 gene encoding Pry1p, with product MIAIQVVVFFVSLLHVTLAAPVTVWQTTTAVTNADGSLYTYNPNADAGADATSAVAATTATSAASAAATGGSSSGSSIGSTILSSISNWLSSKINSGSRSSSSTASSSSSGSGFSFSSWLRNLFDSFDGGSGSDSGTSTQQPTSTATSTFDFWGPKSSSTSASSTSSSSTSSSSDSGSTGGLYDAIYNSKEDIDVDFAKDILDAHNKYRAQHGVGDLAWADGPYEYAKANADAYDCSGVLTHTHGQYGENLAAGFSNGPSAVKAWYDEGETFNYNTYNEYNHFTQVVWKGSRKVGCAYKDCRSNNWGLYIVCEYDPVGNVIGQEQANVLRPI from the coding sequence ATGATAGCGATACAAGTGGTAGtgttttttgtttctttgcttcaTGTTACCTTGGCGGCTCCAGTGACGGTTTGGCAAACGACTACTGCAGTGACCAATGCCGATGGATCGCTTTACACTTACAACCCAAATGCTGATGCTGGTGCTGATGCTACGCTGGCCGTGGCCGCCACAACCGCTACTTCAGCTGCGAGCGCGGCAGCAACTGGTGGCTCAAGTTCAGGCTCGAGCATAGGTTCCACTATTTTGAGCTCAATTCTGAACTGGTTGAGCAGCAAGATTAACTCAGGCTCGAGATCTAGTTCCAGCACGGCCTCCAGCTCCAGCTCTGGATCTGGCTTCAGTTTCTCGTCTTGGCTCAGAAATTTATTCGATAGCTTTGATGGGGGTTCTGGTTCTGACTCTGGAACTTCTACTCAACAGCCTACATCAACTGCTACAAGCACTTTTGATTTCTGGGGCCCCAAGAGCTCTAGCACTTCTGCCTCCTCTACTAGCAGCTCTTCTACTAGCAGCTCCTCGGACTCTGGCAGCACTGGTGGACTTTACGATGCTATCTACAATTCCAAAGAGGACATCGATGTTGACTTCGCCAAAGATATCTTGGATGCACACAACAAGTACAGAGCTCAGCATGGTGTTGGCGACTTGGCCTGGGCTGACGGACCTTACGAGTACGCAAAGGCGAACGCTGATGCTTACGACTGCTCTGGTGTTCTTACTCACACTCACGGACAATACGGAGAAAACTTAGCAGCTGGCTTCAGCAATGGCCCTTCTGCCGTTAAGGCTTGGTATGATGAGGGAGAGACATTCAACTACAACACTTACAATGAGTACAACCATTTCACTCAGGTTGTTTGGAAGGGTTCTCGCAAGGTGGGATGTGCCTACAAGGACTGCCGGTCTAACAATTGGGGATTGTACATTGTTTGTGAATATGATCCTGTGGGCAATGTCATTGGTCAAGAACAGGCTAATGTTTTGCGCCCAATCTAG
- the SWD2 gene encoding WD-repeat containing protein SWD2 translates to MSKKSSSTVAITDKVLSTLRPAKNFSNHEGASITSLDFDDSGQFLLSAGVDRSIQLYDCHKGTKVKVIPSQKYGAHLARFTHHDNCCLHASTPASETDADHSVRYLSLTTKSYLRYFRGHKDQVTCLEVNPVSETFLSASADHTVKHWDLRATTPSGNVVAGQTSLVAYDPHGIVFVVAKDPDAADDSGKGTVQFYDLSHYERGPFATASIYCTPGQRWTKTEFSNNGKLLLIGTDSADHYILDAMSGKLLTRLSQSKEPQVGWLRFNYASSGSVSFTSCGKFVLAGSPSGKISLFDLSTVKASEKNPSVVKPFDVLNGYGISKIVAWNPKLLNVATADDSVVLWAPDVDGDLI, encoded by the coding sequence ATGTCTAAAAAGTCTCTGTCGACAGTGGCAATCACAGACAAGGTATTGTCGACACTCCGACCAGCGAAAAATTTCAGCAATCACGAAGGCGCCTCGATTACCAGTCTTGATTTTGACGACTCGGGCCAATTTCTACTATCTGCTGGAGTCGATCGTCTGATCCAGCTCTACGACTGTCACAAGGGCACAAAGGTTAAGGTCATCCCGTCACAAAAGTATGGTGCCCATCTAGCAAGATTCACTCACCACGACAATTGCTGCCTACATGCCTCGACACCGGCTTCCGAAACTGACGCGGACCACTCTGTCAGGTACTTGTCTCTTACGACAAAATCATACTTGCGTTACTTTCGTGGCCACAAGGACCAAGTGACGTGCCTTGAGGTAAACCCTGTGAGTGAAACGTTTTTGAGCGCTAGTGCCGATCACACTGTAAAGCATTGGGACCTCAGAGCCACAACACCTCTGGGTAATGTTGTGGCAGGACAAACCTCATTAGTGGCTTACGACCCGCATGGAATTGTGTTTGTGGTAGCCAAGGATCCTGACGCTGCGGATGATTCTGGGAAAGGAACTGTCCAGTTCTACGATCTCTCACACTACGAGAGAGGCCCCTTTGCTACGGCTAGCATATATTGCACTCCAGGTCAGAGATGGACAAAGACCGAATTCTCAAATAATGGTAAACTTCTCCTCATAGGCACCGACTCTGCTGACCACTACATCCTTGATGCCATGCTGGGGAAACTTCTCACTCGTCTAAGCCAGCTGAAAGAGCCACAGGTGGGATGGCTACGCTTCAATTATGCCTCTTCGGGGCTGGTTTCCTTCACGTCTTGTGGAAAGTTCGTTCTAGCAGGGTCGCCTAGTGGAAAGATTTCTCTATTTGACTTGTCCACTGTCAAGGCCTCGGAGAAGAACCCTTCTGTGGTCAAACCTTTCGACGTTTTAAATGGCTATGGAATCTCTAAAATTGTTGCCTGGAATCCAAAGTTACTCAACGTGGCAACCGCTGACGACCTGGTTGTTTTGTGGGCCCCTGACGTAGATGGCGACTTGATATAG
- the BBC1 gene encoding Bbc1p: protein MPEVPFKVKALFEYKSEHEDDLNFSPGQIITVTEIEDDDWYSGTYGSNSGMFPKNFVEVVRAEPSVPVVPKHPEPASAPAPAEPHEPKPAPAQEPIEQPKAGIVEEMPKVPKPAIFPGPKSQRDDPYAVKKQFAGAGKSSYVPPVKPRDQSNLVGHVHHDVPKDTEIVREHDSRPEEEESNMPKMSLKDRIAMIQKQQQEEAEKEAAALKRKEERKKKMEEEKERLKHQKESQASLSATSTGASLDPEHHENDLTENTLDAHNTGSASYKSLGGADDVDDREEEEQEERPDEDGEEDEEEEEDEEELKRRRLVERMAKISGGRNMFGMMGMATPFGAPAPKTGKVKKTKSEVQNEQEEPESFTQPLQSRSTGDSVPQTASSVPHAIPIPGMSQPGALPVKVGDEEEDSQTEVPVAATKPSREDSSIAESDYTDEQNVAPRVDTRGFEQIDENKPKSPTLESSESEPENIEREDNMDLGPRSTLDGEVTGYEADEDVSDRGAVPRNDLLDSDVPSAPAVPTAVPPVPEHLPPREPKSVPAPQVPAPQPPVQPPPPHTRAPPLIPGAPPVPGHDTRAPPPPPPDAPRAPPPIPTEAPLPPVNRSNASEPQDLPRPPPTPKDASITPTSKAPPPVPTGPPPKQDQAEAFEDSSDEESELRNVPSGHLGGTPDRSKTFAHPPPVPQVPVSRANTVDSIRRTSTDLQHKRRSSDLTRTKSLGKAEQLQADSFLPVLQDELRDVSESSGWWIKDAVPDCLDAHVGIDFIFEVDRHKLTKRGNREVIVKDYYILFHDLSQIVLELQYDSDDPRTTLSVSNAYVKPPVVSRRDLLDRYHAQYGAAVVDVAQSLVHARVTNGFVNAVFNQVNKSNGGGLLPPIGSKSYGVTVYKNQNGSTSKNDEVKPGDILCMKNAKFTVHGLGGLSSKSVVYGDGNQIYSGVVIEVDHKKEKLKVLESDDSGNVKKDSIKLNDLKSGRLRVFRIVDRQFIGW from the coding sequence ATGCCAGAAGTGCCTTTTAAAGTAAAGGCTCTCTTCGAGTACAAGTCGGAGCATGAGGAcgacttgaacttttcCCCAGGCCAGATTATTACCGTCACCGAGATCGAGGATGACGATTGGTACTCAGGAACTTATGGTTCAAATAGCGGGATGTTTCCCAAGAACTTTGTAGAAGTCGTCAGAGCAGAGCCCTCTGTTCCTGTTGTACCTAAACATCCCGAGCCGGCTAGTGCTCCTGCTCCTGCCGAACCCCACGAGCCCAAGCCAGCTCCTGCTCAAGAGCCAATTGAGCAGCCCAAAGCAGGGATAGTTGAGGAAATGCCAAAAGTACCCAAGCCAGCGATATTTCCGGGACCAAAACTGCAAAGAGACGACCCCTATGCTGTGAAGAAACAGTTTGCCGGCGCAGGCAAGTCTTCCTACGTGCCCCCTGTTAAGCCAAGAGATCAGTCCAATCTTGTCGGGCATGTTCACCACGATGTGCCTAAGGATACAGAGATTGTGAGAGAGCATGATTCACGCccagaagaggaggaatCGAACATGCCAAAAATGAGCTTAAAAGATCGTATTGCCATGATCCAGAAGCAACAGCAGGAAGAAGCGGAAAAAGAGGCAGCTGCATTAAAGCGTAAAGAAGAACgtaaaaagaagatggaggaagagaaggagcgCTTGAAGCACCAGAAAGAGTCGCaggcttctctttctgcaACTAGTACAGGTGCCTCTTTAGACCCCGAGCATCACGAGAACGATCTTACTGAAAATACTTTAGACGCTCATAACACTGGCTCAGCTCTGTATAAATCATTAGGTGGAGCGGATGACGTCGACGACagagaggaagaggaacAAGAGGAGCGACCTGACGAAGACGGTGAAgaggacgaagaggaagaggaggacgaggaggagctcaagagaCGTCGTCTAGTCGAGCGTATGGCTAAAATCTCTGGTGGTCGTAATATGTTTGGCATGATGGGTATGGCTACACCATTCGGTGCCCCTGCCCCAAAAACAGGTAAAGTCAAGAAAACGAAGTCTGAAGTACAGAATGAACAGGAAGAACCAGAGAGCTTCACTCAACCTTTGCAGTCAAGGCTGACTGGCGATTCTGTACCACAAACAGCTTCCTCTGTACCGCACGCCATTCCGATCCCTGGCATGTCGCAGCCTGGTGCCCTTCCGGTGAAGGTTggagacgaagaagaagactcaCAGACTGAAGTCCCAGTTGCAGCCACTAAGCCTTCCAGGGAAGACTCTTCTATTGCCGAATCTGATTACACAGATGAACAAAACGTGGCTCCTAGAGTTGATACCCGTGGTTTCGAGCAAATTGATGAGAACAAACCGAAATCTCCAACTTTAGAGCTGTCTGAGAGCGAACCAGAAAATATAGAGAGAGAAGACAACATGGATCTTGGTCCAAGGTCCACTTTAGATGGAGAAGTTACCGGGTATGAGGCAGATGAGGATGTTTCGGATCGCGGCGCTGTTCCTAGAAATGATCTCTTAGACAGTGACGTACCAAGCGCTCCGGCCGTACCCACTGCGGTACCTCCAGTCCCCGAGCACTTGCCTCCACGTGAGCCTAAGTCGGTTCCAGCTCCGCAAGTCCCTGCTCCACAGCCGCCTGTTCAACCACCTCCGCCACACACAAGAGCTCCTCCGCTAATTCCAGGCGCTCCCCCTGTGCCAGGGCATGATACTAGGgcaccacctccacctccaccagaTGCTCCTAGAGCTCCGCCTCCAATCCCAACCGAagctcctcttcctccagTGAATCGTTCAAATGCCTCCGAGCCACAAGACCTTCCACGCCCGCCACCAACACCTAAGGATGCCCTGATAACTCCGACCTCGAAGGCTCCTCCACCAGTCCCAACTGGACCTCCTCCAAAACAAGACCAAGCCGAAGCTTTTGAGGACTCTTCTGACGAGGAAAGCGAGCTCAGAAACGTGCCATCCGGTCACCTTGGTGGAACACCGGATAGATCAAAGACATTTGCACACCCACCCCCTGTACCCCAGGTGCCCGTCTCTAGAGCGAATACCGTTGATTCTATTAGACGCACATCTACAGATTTGCAGCACAAGAGAAGATCATCAGATTTGACCCGCACCAAGTCCTTGGGTAAGGCCGAGCAATTGCAGGCTGACTCATTTTTACCAGTTCTTCAAGACGAGCTTCGAGATGTAAGCGAAAGCTCGGGTTGGTGGATCAAGGACGCAGTTCCCGACTGTTTAGATGCTCATGTTGGCATAGACTTCATTTTCGAAGTCGACCGTCACAAATTAACTAAGAGAGGAAACAGAGAAGTGATTGTCAAAGATTACTATATCTTGTTCCATGACTTATCGCAGATTGTTCTCGAGCTTCAGTACGACAGTGATGATCCAAGAACTACGCTTAGCGTCAGCAATGCCTATGTGAAACCACCGGTGGTTAGCAGAAGGGATTTACTTGACCGATACCATGCTCAGTATGGTGCTGCTGTGGTCGATGTGGCGCAAAGTCTTGTGCATGCGCGAGTGACTAATGGTTTTGTAAATGCGGTTTTCAACCAAGTCAACAAGTCCAATGGGGGCGGGTTGCTCCCACCTATTGGCAGCAAATCTTATGGTGTTACTGTGTACAAGAATCAAAACGGTTCTACTTCAAAGAACGACGAGGTGAAGCCTGGTGATATTTTGTGCATGAAGAACGCCAAATTTACTGTCCATGGCCTTGGTGGACTTAGCAGCAAGTCAGTTGTTTACGGCGACGGCAATCAAATCTACAGTGGAGTGGTTATTGAGGTGGAccacaaaaaagaaaagctcaaggtACTTGAATCTGACGATTCTGGTAACGTGAAAAAGGACTCCATAAAGCTCAATGACCTAAAGTCTGGTAGATTGCGGGTATTCCGTATAGTCGACAGGCAATTCATtggttggtga
- the IST2 gene encoding Ist2p, with protein sequence MAIQDIEPDIAIGVKHANVPGKDEKSREAAKKDAANLQLLLETLEKFGFRAQVRAGADRANQLLVFVKIRSSVYQELVKKDLLRNFEFGLTEDDSGTYNKQRLIYEYLCSPKNLGGVGITPGASEWKFVESITSLDAYLTDSNVPEAAKKELWQPSFSTAKFKNLYGPGVALYFDFVRFYTVALAGLAVFGIIGFLKKKNYSIAFSFINMIWGAGVLVLWRRRTKFLANTWGVQNSLELERFRSELASESSQANESKQRVDASKRRFIKQLLFVPVALAFGGVLLTVQGLCFVLEIFISEIYDGPGKSVLTLTPTILLSTFVPVFTIVYNAITARFIDWERHDSNLTRSQSFAIKSFLLNIMTGYVPLLISAFIYLPFAHLLQPNLVYIKRAIAGRVRSDRYAYQYLTNIKSEDSFEINQQRLDSQYFYFIVTNQVIGSVLKFGLPLILTPILNFVQKLLSGSKAKVDVEEDSQEKSWLDEVRRASSLPEYSIDDSFRDIALQFGYVTIFGSIWTLAPLICIIFNILTFKLEEWRLSSDLFFKPVVARKIDTIYPWDIAFFFLAWLGSIVSPLVASFYRHGAKPPKKFGSFGFDKASVNVGSTVGLVTVLLLSEHLFFLLCFLGNKVSDLFKSDKEIENDDFQNTINLKKQQYSSREIPNIVAPDDSAWKSFTASSALLQAKNLNVYETVESEAKNRTFEEPAGVSSGVSRAPESEGSSKMTNKKDLLEKKRRELKELEDRKRKELESRAEKGDRIVETVNQEGERASAIMDDNSHVPTTGHDYEKDIDKNVLAGASGAAATGAAGAGAADASKDFNTDNIASSPSDPSAAKNREYIPLEDAKKQLKDPNLSDHTAAPVDNSAGANVAPASGDVKDTENGVPESTGTNSADSNIADADTSVQESGYEHEKGVNEPSDKSTTESTVDEHGKKSKRKRSLKQLLKRT encoded by the coding sequence ATGGCAATTCAAGACATAGAGCCAGACATTGCCATTGGCGTGAAACACGCAAACGTGCCAGGCAAGGATGAAAAATCCAGAGAAGCGGCCAAAAAAGACGCTGCTAACTTGCAATTGCTTTTGGAAACGTTGGAGAAATTTGGGTTCCGTGCTCAGGTGCGTGCCGGGGCTGACAGGGCTAATCAGCTTCTCGTTTTCGTGAAAATTAGATCCAGTGTGTACCAAgaacttgtcaagaaggatcTCTTGCGAAACTTCGAGTTTGGGCTTACTGAAGACGATAGCGGCACTTACAACAAACAGAGACTCATTTACGAGTACTTGTGCTCTCCGAAGAATCTTGGTGGCGTGGGCATCACACCAGGTGCCTCTGAGTGGAAATTTGTTGAGTCCATAACCTCCTTGGATGCGTACTTGACCGATAGCAATGTTccagaagcagcaaagaaggaacTTTGGCAGCCATCCTTTTCCACTGCAAAATTTAAGAACCTCTACGGCCCTGGCGTGGCTTTGTATTTCGATTTCGTTCGTTTTTACACCGTTGCCTTAGCTGGGTTGGCTGTGTTTGGTATAATtggtttcttgaagaagaaaaactACTCAATTGCCTTCTCATTCATCAACATGATCTGGGGTGCAGGTGTGCTTGTTttgtggaggagaagaacaaaattTTTGGCAAACACTTGGGGCGTTCAGAACTCGTTGGAATTGGAGAGATTTCGCTCAGAACTCGCAAGCGAGTCTAGTCAGGCGAATGAAAGTAAGCAGAGAGTGGACGCgagcaaaagaaggttCATTAAACAGCTTTTGTTTGTACCCGTCGCACTTGCCTTTGGCGGTGTTTTGCTTACGGTGCAAGGCTTGTGTTTTGTTTTGGAGATCTTCATCCTGGAAATCTACGATGGTCCAGGTAAGTCCGTGTTGACTTTAACACCGACAATTCTTTTGAGTACATTTGTACCAGTATTCACCATAGTCTACAATGCAATCACTGCAAGATTTATTGACTGGGAGCGCCACGACAGCAACCTTACCCGCAGTCAGTCTTTTGCAATCAAGTcgttcttgttgaacatcATGACTGGTTATGTTCCACTTCTTATCAGTGCATTCATTTATTTGCCTTTTGCCCACCTTCTTCAGCCAAATTTGGTGTACATTAAGAGAGCAATTGCTGGTCGAGTGAGGTCCGACAGATACGCTTACCAGTACCTCACCAATATCAAATCTGAGGACAGCTTCGAGATCAATCAACAAAGATTGGACTCTCAATATTTCTACTTCATCGTTACCAACCAGGTCATCGGTAGTGTTTTGAAGTTCGGCTTGCCTTTGATCCTCACCCCCATACTAAATTTCGTCCAGAAACTACTTAGCGGAAGCAAGGCAAAGGTCGATGTTGAGGAAGACTCTCAGGAGAAGTCCTGGTTAGATGAAGTACGCCgcgcttcttctcttccagAATACTCAATTGACGACAGTTTTAGGGATATTGCCTTGCAGTTTGGGTACGTGACCATTTTCGGTTCTATCTGGACGTTGGCTCCACTCATTTGTATCATTTTCAATATTCTCACATTCAAGTTAGAAGAATGGAGGTTGTCAAGTgacctcttcttcaagcctGTTGTGGCGAGGAAGATTGACACCATCTACCCATGGGACattgcctttttctttttggcatGGCTCGGATCCATAGTGTCGCCTCTTGTCGCTTCATTCTACCGTCATGGTGCCAAGCCACCAAAAAAGTTTGGCCTGTTTGGTTTTGACAAAGCAAGTGTCAATGTTGGTTCCACCGTTGGTCTTGTGACAGTTTTGTTGCTTTCAGAGCACTTATTCTTCTTATTGTGTTTCCTTGGTAATAAGGTCAGCGACCTCTTCAAGTCTGACAAGGAGATTGAAAATGATGACTTCCAAAACACtatcaacttgaagaaacagcagtactcttcaagagaaaTTCCCAACATCGTAGCTCCTGATGATAGTGCATGGAAATCTTTCACTGCAAGTTCGGCTCTTTTGCAAGCAAAAAACTTGAATGTTTATGAGACTGTTGAATCAGAAGCCAAGAATAGAACTTTTGAGGAACCTGCCGGCGTCCTGAGCGGTGTTAGTAGAGCACCAGAATCAGAGGGTTCGTCCAAGATGACTAATAAGAAGGATCTCctagagaaaaagagaagagaactTAAGGAACTTGAGGATAGGAAGCGCAAGGAATTGGAGAGTCGTGCTGAGAAGGGTGATAGAATAGTGGAGACTGtcaatcaagaaggagaacgaGCATCTGCAATCATGGATGATAACAGTCATGTGCCAACAACGGGTCATGATTACGAAAAGGACATTGACAAGAATGTTCTTGCCGGTGCACTGGGTGCCGCCGCTACTGGTGCTGCTGgcgctggtgctgctgaTGCCCTGAAAGACTTTAACACCGATAATATAGCAAGTTCTCCCAGTGATCCATCGGCCGCTAAGAACAGAGAGTATATTCCTCTTGAAGATGCCAAGAAACAGCTTAAGGATCCTAATCTCAGCGATCATACTGCTGCTCCTGTTGACAATTCTGCGGGAGCAAACGTTGCTCCTGCGTCTGGAGATGTCAAAGATACTGAAAATGGTGTCCCTGAAAGCACTGGAACGAATAGTGCAGATAGCAACATTGCTGATGCTGATACATCCGTCCAAGAATCAGGATATGAACATGAGAAAGGCGTCAATGAGCCAAGCGACAAGTCTACCACAGAGTCTACTGTTGATGAACATGGAAAAAAgtccaaaagaaagaggagtTTGAAGCAATTATTAAAGAGAACTTGA